A single window of Flagellimonas maritima DNA harbors:
- a CDS encoding aminotransferase class IV: MFNFNGELFSKDREILNYNNRGFKYGDALFETIRCINGNVFFWEDHYFRLMSSMRILRMEIPMEFTLEFLEEEIKKVVANNGLENTAARVRLTIFRKDGGLYSPITNDVSYLIEVGTLESPFYLLSSDSYEVELFKDYFVNKDMLSNLKTTNKILNVVAGVYAQENGYENCILINNDKQVVEVINGNLFLVKDNAIKTPPLSDGCLDGIIRKKLIEIIKKTEGLELQEDSISPFELQKADELFITNSISGIRPITKYRKKDYRNSTGKSLLGKLNAKARIDQF; the protein is encoded by the coding sequence ATGTTCAATTTTAACGGGGAACTCTTTTCCAAAGACAGAGAGATCTTAAATTACAACAATAGAGGATTTAAATACGGTGATGCGCTCTTTGAAACGATTCGCTGCATTAATGGCAACGTTTTCTTTTGGGAGGATCACTATTTTAGGTTAATGTCATCCATGCGTATTTTAAGAATGGAAATCCCAATGGAATTTACTTTGGAATTTTTGGAAGAAGAGATAAAGAAAGTAGTTGCAAACAACGGTTTGGAAAATACTGCTGCAAGAGTTAGACTTACAATATTCAGAAAAGATGGTGGTCTTTACAGTCCTATAACCAATGACGTGTCGTATTTAATAGAGGTAGGTACATTGGAGTCTCCGTTCTACCTTCTTAGCTCCGATAGTTATGAAGTTGAGCTTTTTAAGGATTATTTTGTAAATAAGGATATGCTGTCCAATCTAAAAACCACCAATAAAATTCTAAATGTAGTTGCAGGCGTTTATGCACAGGAGAACGGATATGAAAATTGTATTCTCATAAATAATGATAAACAAGTCGTTGAGGTCATCAACGGCAATCTTTTCTTGGTAAAAGATAATGCAATAAAAACCCCACCTTTGAGCGATGGTTGTTTGGACGGGATAATCAGAAAAAAATTAATCGAAATTATTAAGAAAACCGAAGGTCTTGAATTACAAGAGGATTCGATTTCCCCATTTGAACTTCAAAAGGCCGATGAACTTTTTATTACCAATAGTATAAGTGGTATACGACCGATAACTAAATACAGAAAAAAGGATTATAGAAATAGTACGGGCAAAAGCCTTTTGGGAAAACTGAACGCAAAGGCCAGAATAGATCAGTTTTAA
- a CDS encoding YqgE/AlgH family protein — protein sequence MVSLKPKKGKLLVAEPTLTGDVSFNRSVVLLAEHNNEGSVGFILNKPLDYTLNDLISEITVPFEVFNGGPVEQDNLYFIHKVPHLIKDSIEISDGIFWGGDFEKTVELINSETITAQDIRFFLGYSGWDSSQLDQELSSKSWIVVQNEYESGILEKSSNAFWKEKMVELGGDYLLWSNAPENPSLN from the coding sequence ATGGTTAGCCTTAAGCCAAAAAAAGGGAAACTACTGGTTGCTGAACCTACATTGACAGGCGACGTTTCTTTTAATAGGTCAGTAGTTTTGCTTGCTGAACATAACAATGAAGGATCAGTAGGTTTTATCCTCAACAAACCTTTGGATTATACTTTAAACGACCTTATTTCAGAAATAACCGTTCCATTTGAGGTTTTTAATGGAGGTCCCGTAGAACAGGATAATCTATATTTTATTCACAAAGTGCCACATCTGATCAAAGACAGTATTGAAATTTCCGATGGTATATTTTGGGGAGGGGATTTTGAAAAAACGGTAGAACTTATCAATAGTGAGACCATTACCGCACAAGATATACGATTCTTTTTAGGTTATTCGGGCTGGGATTCAAGTCAATTGGACCAAGAACTTTCTTCAAAATCTTGGATAGTTGTTCAAAATGAATATGAAAGCGGTATTTTAGAAAAATCTTCCAATGCTTTTTGGAAAGAAAAAATGGTGGAACTTGGTGGTGACTATCTCTTATGGTCCAACGCACCGGAAAATCCATCATTGAATTAA
- the acs gene encoding acetate--CoA ligase, producing the protein MSNYHIKNFEEYYQVYRKSVRNPENFWEEVAEEHFVWRKKWDSVLEWDFSKPEIKWFQGAKLNITENCLDRHLPVRGDKTAILFEPNDPKEEAQHITYKQLHEKVCRFANVLKDNGIEKGDRVVIYLPMIPELAVSLLACARIGAIHSVVFAGFSSTALATRINDCKAKMVVTSDGSYRGAKTIDLKGIVDEALEKCPGVETVLVAKRTKSKITMKEGRDQWLQPLLDKAYADYTADIMDAEDPLFILYTSGSTGKPKGMMHTIGGYMVYTAYTFKNVFQYREEDVYWCTADIGWITGHSYIVYGPLANGATTVMFEGVPSYPDFGRFWDVVQKHKINQFYTAPTAIRALAKENLDFVTEYDLSCLKVLGTVGEPINEEAWHWYNDHVGEKKCPIVDTWWQTETGGILISPIPFSTPTKPTYATLPMPGIQPALMDENGKEIKGNQVDGRLCIKFPWPSIARTIWGDHQRYKDTYFSAFKGMYFTGDGALRDEVGYYRITGRVDDVIIVSGHNLGTAPIEDAINEHPAVAESAIVGFPHDVKGNALYGYVILKETGQSRDRDNLKKEINQVITEHIGPIAKLDKIQFVPGLPKTRSGKIMRRILRKIASKDTGNLGDTSTLLNPEVVDIIMRESL; encoded by the coding sequence ATGAGCAACTACCATATTAAAAACTTTGAAGAGTACTATCAAGTCTATCGTAAATCGGTCAGAAATCCAGAAAATTTTTGGGAAGAAGTTGCCGAAGAACATTTTGTATGGCGAAAAAAATGGGACAGCGTTCTGGAATGGGATTTCTCCAAACCTGAAATCAAATGGTTTCAAGGCGCTAAGTTGAACATTACCGAAAACTGTCTTGACCGCCATTTACCGGTTAGGGGAGATAAAACGGCAATACTTTTCGAGCCGAATGACCCAAAAGAAGAGGCCCAACACATTACCTACAAACAATTGCATGAAAAGGTATGTAGGTTTGCCAATGTATTGAAAGATAATGGTATCGAAAAAGGGGATAGGGTGGTGATATACTTACCGATGATTCCAGAATTGGCCGTTTCACTTTTGGCCTGCGCGCGCATTGGAGCAATACACTCGGTGGTTTTTGCTGGATTTTCATCAACTGCCCTGGCTACCCGAATCAATGATTGTAAAGCAAAGATGGTAGTAACGTCTGATGGCTCATACCGTGGTGCAAAGACCATTGACCTTAAAGGAATTGTAGATGAAGCTTTGGAAAAATGCCCTGGCGTGGAAACCGTTTTGGTTGCAAAGCGAACAAAATCAAAGATAACCATGAAGGAAGGTAGAGATCAATGGTTACAACCTTTATTGGATAAAGCATACGCTGATTACACAGCAGATATTATGGATGCCGAAGATCCGCTCTTCATTCTTTACACATCCGGTTCCACGGGTAAGCCAAAAGGAATGATGCATACTATAGGTGGTTACATGGTCTATACGGCCTACACCTTTAAAAATGTATTCCAATATCGTGAAGAGGATGTGTACTGGTGTACGGCTGATATTGGCTGGATTACAGGACATTCTTATATCGTTTACGGCCCTTTGGCGAACGGGGCAACTACGGTAATGTTTGAAGGAGTACCGTCCTATCCTGATTTTGGTCGCTTTTGGGACGTTGTTCAAAAACATAAAATCAACCAATTTTATACGGCACCAACAGCGATAAGGGCATTGGCCAAAGAAAATCTGGATTTTGTTACCGAATACGACCTTTCTTGCTTGAAAGTTTTGGGTACCGTAGGCGAGCCCATCAACGAAGAAGCTTGGCACTGGTACAATGATCATGTAGGCGAAAAAAAATGCCCAATCGTAGATACTTGGTGGCAGACAGAAACCGGTGGAATCCTAATTTCCCCAATTCCATTTTCGACACCTACCAAACCAACATATGCAACCTTACCAATGCCAGGGATACAACCTGCTTTGATGGATGAAAATGGAAAGGAAATCAAGGGGAACCAAGTTGACGGACGTTTATGCATAAAGTTTCCTTGGCCTTCTATTGCTAGGACTATTTGGGGTGATCATCAGCGTTACAAGGATACCTATTTTAGTGCTTTTAAAGGTATGTATTTTACGGGTGACGGCGCTTTACGGGATGAGGTCGGTTACTACAGAATTACGGGTAGGGTAGATGATGTGATTATTGTTTCAGGACACAATTTGGGTACTGCCCCAATCGAAGATGCGATTAATGAGCACCCAGCTGTTGCAGAATCCGCAATTGTGGGATTCCCTCATGATGTTAAGGGAAATGCACTCTATGGTTATGTAATTTTAAAGGAAACCGGCCAATCGCGTGACAGGGATAATCTAAAGAAAGAAATCAATCAAGTGATTACCGAGCATATTGGTCCTATAGCGAAGTTGGATAAAATTCAGTTTGTACCTGGACTTCCAAAAACCCGTAGCGGTAAGATTATGCGCCGTATTTTACGAAAGATTGCATCTAAGGACACCGGAAATTTAGGGGATACATCAACACTGCTGAATCCAGAAGTAGTGGATATAATTATGCGAGAGAGTTTATAG
- a CDS encoding START-like domain-containing protein, with protein MSDKIKFEIEFVIQASPQLLYQYISTPSGLSEWYADNVNSRSELFTFIWDGSEENAKMLKKKSDEFVKFSWEENDDDSFFEIRIIVDEITKDVSLFITDFADEDEVDEAKMLWENQVSDLKQVLGSK; from the coding sequence ATGAGTGATAAGATTAAATTTGAAATAGAATTTGTTATTCAAGCTTCGCCACAATTACTTTACCAGTACATATCTACCCCTTCCGGTCTATCTGAATGGTATGCGGACAACGTAAATTCCCGTAGTGAATTATTTACTTTCATATGGGATGGTTCTGAAGAAAATGCAAAAATGCTAAAGAAAAAAAGTGATGAATTCGTTAAGTTTTCTTGGGAGGAAAATGATGATGATAGTTTTTTTGAAATTCGCATAATTGTAGATGAGATTACAAAAGATGTGTCCCTTTTTATAACTGACTTTGCTGATGAAGATGAGGTTGATGAAGCTAAAATGTTATGGGAAAATCAAGTTTCCGATTTAAAACAAGTACTGGGTTCAAAATAA
- a CDS encoding response regulator transcription factor, with amino-acid sequence MKKILIVDDEPNIVMSLEYAFKKRAFEVFVARDGTEALEISEKQLPDVILLDIMMPQMDGYETLKKLRANKYLEKTKVIFLSAKSKMADVEKGLEMGADSYMTKPFSIKKVVADVEKLIM; translated from the coding sequence ATAAAGAAAATATTAATTGTTGACGATGAACCAAATATTGTAATGTCGTTGGAGTATGCTTTTAAAAAAAGAGCATTTGAGGTTTTTGTGGCCAGGGATGGAACAGAGGCCTTGGAAATTTCCGAAAAACAGTTGCCAGATGTAATTCTTTTGGATATCATGATGCCGCAAATGGATGGTTACGAAACCTTAAAAAAGTTAAGAGCCAATAAATACCTGGAAAAGACGAAGGTTATCTTCCTTTCCGCGAAAAGCAAAATGGCAGATGTTGAAAAAGGACTTGAAATGGGAGCTGACAGTTATATGACCAAACCTTTTTCCATTAAAAAAGTCGTAGCCGATGTAGAAAAATTAATAATGTAA
- a CDS encoding PolC-type DNA polymerase III: MGFFKKKSKLKLPVFWSNYYDYFKNKLPDTIEANQFVVFDTETTGLDYKRDRILCIGALKLKNNKISVKESLEIYISQTHYDAESAEIHGILKKDKKAQISELQALELFLGYIKNHALVGHHVMFDVNMVNEALKRNGLPKLKNKTLDTALLYKKTLLTTTLLQRKEQYTLDDLAEKFSISKKDRHTALGDALITSIAFLAIVDKLKPNNLKELIKKQHPSKYSL; encoded by the coding sequence ATGGGATTCTTCAAAAAGAAAAGCAAATTAAAGTTACCCGTGTTTTGGTCAAATTATTACGACTATTTCAAAAATAAGTTGCCCGATACTATTGAAGCGAACCAATTTGTAGTTTTTGATACCGAAACCACTGGTTTGGATTATAAAAGGGACCGAATACTTTGTATTGGAGCCCTAAAGTTGAAAAATAATAAAATATCGGTAAAAGAAAGTTTGGAAATTTATATTTCACAAACACACTATGATGCTGAAAGTGCTGAGATTCATGGTATTCTTAAGAAAGATAAAAAAGCACAAATCTCTGAATTGCAAGCCTTGGAACTATTTCTTGGGTATATAAAAAATCACGCTTTGGTGGGGCATCATGTCATGTTCGATGTAAACATGGTCAATGAAGCCTTAAAACGAAATGGTCTGCCCAAACTTAAGAACAAAACTCTGGACACTGCTTTACTCTACAAGAAGACACTCTTGACTACCACCCTACTTCAGCGAAAAGAGCAATACACTTTGGACGATTTGGCCGAAAAATTCAGTATCTCAAAAAAAGATAGACACACTGCATTGGGTGATGCATTGATTACTTCCATTGCCTTTCTTGCTATTGTCGATAAATTAAAGCCAAACAATCTCAAGGAGCTTATTAAAAAACAGCATCCTTCTAAATATAGTCTTTGA
- a CDS encoding HU family DNA-binding protein, whose protein sequence is MNKTELIDAMAADAGITKAAAKKALESFLGNVEGSLKKGNRVSLVGFGSWSVSRRNAREGRNPQTGATIKIAAKNVVKFKAGAELSGAVN, encoded by the coding sequence ATGAACAAAACAGAATTAATCGATGCTATGGCAGCTGATGCAGGCATCACTAAGGCAGCAGCCAAAAAAGCATTGGAATCTTTCTTAGGAAATGTAGAGGGATCGCTTAAAAAAGGAAACAGAGTTTCTTTGGTTGGATTTGGTTCTTGGTCAGTATCCAGAAGAAATGCAAGAGAAGGTAGAAATCCACAAACTGGAGCTACTATTAAAATTGCAGCTAAGAACGTAGTTAAGTTCAAGGCAGGCGCAGAATTGAGTGGTGCAGTAAACTAA
- a CDS encoding DUF294 nucleotidyltransferase-like domain-containing protein, with protein sequence MKNTVSERVSDFLKNYPPFNILEENQLQKLSYEVSIIYKENNSIIFTEKEVPHDHFYIVHKGAIALAKKDSKTIMDICDEGDIFGLRPLMANEKYKLEAKAHEESILYAIPIKEFKPLALENQRVGNFLIESFASNTRNPYSLKHRGKLYGLPNDTSNPPENKLLDLQPVGYSTNLVTCSETTTIKTLANKMTANNVGCILVVKDNLPVGIITDKDIRNKVFSGNVPVTGTAKKVMTTPVITYPKNLTITQAQMAMMKSNISHLCLTEDGTPETPAVGILSKHDVMLAVGNNPAVMMRAIKRCKDTQKLKSVRRAMMNLLRGYLDQNIPIRLVSKIISELNDAIIKQLIYVVVKKMEKQPPVNFAWLAMGSQGRGEQLLTTDQDNAILFEDVPKNKSKETQAYFLKLGSLITKELNTIGYEYCPAEMMASNPLWCHSLSEWKDVTSYWIGNPGPDEVLLSSIFFDYNVTYGDKSLVTKLSAHIFQQIKKHPLFLTHLASGALQNPSPTGFFRSFLVEQDGAHKDFFDLKLRALMPMIDAARVLILSHSIKSINNTSERYEKLAELEPQNKEFYLSCSYASKALLKFRTIQGLLHNDSGRFIALDKLNKEEKIKLKRTFKTIKEIQELLQLRFQVKNILG encoded by the coding sequence ATGAAAAATACTGTTTCAGAACGGGTATCGGATTTCTTGAAGAATTATCCACCTTTCAATATCCTTGAAGAAAATCAACTACAAAAACTATCTTACGAGGTTTCGATTATATATAAAGAGAACAATAGTATAATATTTACCGAGAAAGAAGTTCCGCACGATCATTTTTATATCGTCCATAAAGGTGCAATAGCATTGGCAAAAAAGGATTCCAAAACTATAATGGATATCTGTGATGAGGGCGATATTTTTGGTCTACGCCCACTAATGGCGAACGAAAAATACAAACTTGAAGCAAAGGCCCATGAAGAAAGCATTTTGTACGCTATCCCTATAAAAGAATTTAAACCATTGGCTCTTGAAAATCAACGGGTGGGGAATTTTTTGATAGAAAGCTTTGCTTCCAATACCCGTAACCCATACTCCTTAAAACATCGTGGTAAGTTGTATGGGCTACCAAACGATACAAGCAACCCACCTGAAAATAAACTTTTGGATTTACAACCTGTTGGGTATTCAACCAATTTGGTCACCTGTTCTGAAACTACCACTATTAAAACTCTGGCAAACAAAATGACAGCTAACAATGTAGGCTGTATTTTGGTTGTAAAAGATAATTTACCCGTAGGGATTATTACTGACAAGGATATTAGAAATAAAGTTTTTTCCGGTAATGTTCCCGTTACCGGGACCGCAAAAAAAGTTATGACAACACCTGTCATCACCTATCCAAAAAACTTGACCATTACTCAGGCACAAATGGCCATGATGAAAAGCAACATAAGTCATTTGTGCCTAACAGAAGATGGCACACCTGAAACTCCAGCTGTTGGAATCTTATCCAAGCATGATGTCATGCTTGCAGTGGGAAATAATCCTGCAGTAATGATGAGGGCCATAAAAAGATGTAAGGACACTCAAAAATTAAAGTCTGTAAGGCGTGCCATGATGAACTTGCTTAGAGGTTATCTAGACCAGAATATCCCTATACGATTGGTTTCTAAAATTATCTCTGAACTAAATGACGCCATTATAAAACAATTGATATACGTGGTAGTTAAAAAGATGGAAAAACAACCCCCTGTCAATTTTGCTTGGTTAGCGATGGGCAGCCAAGGAAGAGGTGAACAATTATTGACCACCGATCAGGACAATGCCATACTATTTGAAGATGTTCCTAAAAATAAATCAAAAGAAACACAAGCTTATTTTTTAAAATTGGGGAGCCTTATTACAAAAGAATTGAATACCATAGGTTACGAATATTGTCCAGCAGAAATGATGGCCTCAAATCCATTGTGGTGCCATAGTCTTAGCGAATGGAAAGATGTAACTTCCTACTGGATCGGTAACCCGGGCCCTGACGAGGTGCTCCTCTCCTCAATCTTTTTTGACTATAATGTGACGTATGGCGATAAGTCCCTTGTTACGAAATTATCGGCCCATATATTTCAACAAATAAAAAAGCATCCCTTGTTTTTAACACATTTGGCAAGCGGAGCATTGCAAAATCCCTCTCCAACAGGTTTTTTTAGAAGTTTTTTGGTAGAACAAGATGGAGCGCACAAAGATTTCTTCGATTTAAAACTTAGGGCGCTAATGCCCATGATAGATGCTGCAAGGGTCTTAATCCTGTCGCATTCCATAAAATCTATAAACAACACATCAGAACGCTATGAAAAACTTGCAGAACTAGAACCCCAAAACAAAGAATTTTACCTCTCCTGTTCTTATGCGAGCAAAGCTTTATTGAAATTTAGGACTATCCAAGGACTATTACATAACGACTCGGGAAGATTTATTGCTTTGGATAAATTAAATAAAGAGGAAAAAATAAAATTGAAAAGAACTTTTAAAACAATCAAGGAAATACAGGAATTGCTGCAATTACGGTTTCAGGTAAAGAATATTTTGGGGTGA
- a CDS encoding MutS-related protein: MQQPISYYNERIKILEQEIQKNRSALNLISFLRLSVFVGTVLLVYLFFENSYLAWAIAIVGISLFLLLLKMYVSRKHQYNFNKELIAINEEEIKILDNDYLERFDGSEFDDTMHFFSSDIDLFGRGSFFQYTNRTGLTEGTKKLVELLTANSICDVEKRQAGIKELSGKNEWRQKYTAIARTIKSETSNESIIQWLNNYKPFLPGFYKWVVMSFGLVSTLLILGLVLKLINPLLLLCWFIFGLALTLVYVRKVNILSLKTSRIKETIQQYAQLLDIIEETEFISPLLKEEKDKIRSKGLMASRIFKNFSKALDALDNRNNLIVALVGNGLFLWDIQCSLKIEKWILKYRDTVDQWFTTIAFFDAFNSFATFAYNHPNFAYPDIRESNTVSIDIKSLGHPLIPYEDRVTSDLVLDSTDFFIITGANMAGKSTFLRSVSLFIIMANAGLPVCAEKSYYKPTKLITSMRTSDSLTDNSSYFFAELKRLQFIVKQLQKDSYLVVLDEILKGTNSIDKAAGSKKLIEKLVEMGVSGIIATHDLSLCKIADNLESVKNYFFETEIRDDELFFDYKLKQGVCKNMNASFLLRKMNIT, encoded by the coding sequence ATGCAACAGCCTATTTCCTATTACAATGAGCGCATTAAAATACTTGAACAAGAGATACAAAAAAATCGAAGTGCTCTCAATCTCATAAGTTTTCTAAGATTATCCGTTTTTGTGGGCACTGTTTTATTGGTCTACTTATTTTTTGAAAATAGCTATTTGGCATGGGCAATCGCGATTGTTGGAATTTCACTTTTTCTTTTACTATTGAAAATGTATGTGTCCCGTAAGCACCAATATAATTTCAACAAAGAATTAATAGCGATCAATGAAGAAGAAATTAAAATTCTGGATAATGATTATTTAGAACGGTTTGATGGTTCTGAATTTGATGATACGATGCATTTTTTCAGTTCGGACATTGATTTGTTCGGTAGGGGTTCTTTTTTTCAATATACCAATAGAACAGGACTAACAGAAGGTACTAAAAAATTAGTTGAACTACTCACGGCAAACAGTATTTGTGATGTTGAAAAACGACAAGCTGGCATAAAAGAACTTTCGGGCAAAAATGAATGGAGACAAAAGTATACTGCTATCGCCCGTACAATTAAGAGCGAAACATCGAATGAATCAATAATCCAATGGCTAAACAATTATAAACCGTTTCTTCCCGGTTTTTATAAATGGGTGGTCATGTCATTTGGTTTGGTTTCAACACTCTTGATACTAGGCTTGGTTTTAAAACTTATAAACCCATTACTGCTGCTCTGTTGGTTTATATTCGGTTTGGCGCTTACTTTAGTTTATGTAAGAAAGGTTAATATTTTAAGTTTAAAAACCAGTCGAATAAAAGAGACCATTCAGCAATACGCCCAATTACTTGATATAATAGAAGAAACAGAATTCATTTCACCACTTCTAAAAGAGGAAAAGGATAAGATAAGATCTAAGGGGTTAATGGCCTCCCGGATTTTTAAAAACTTTTCAAAAGCACTCGATGCATTGGACAATCGAAACAATCTCATAGTTGCTTTGGTGGGAAATGGACTTTTTCTCTGGGATATACAATGTTCTTTGAAAATAGAAAAATGGATTTTGAAGTATAGGGATACAGTGGACCAATGGTTTACGACCATTGCATTTTTTGATGCATTTAACTCATTTGCAACCTTTGCATATAACCATCCAAATTTTGCTTACCCGGATATACGTGAAAGCAATACTGTATCAATTGATATAAAATCTTTGGGGCATCCTTTGATACCTTATGAAGATAGAGTTACAAGTGATTTGGTCTTGGACAGTACCGATTTTTTTATAATTACGGGTGCAAATATGGCCGGTAAGAGTACTTTTTTACGATCAGTATCACTTTTTATAATAATGGCGAATGCGGGTCTTCCAGTTTGCGCAGAGAAAAGCTACTATAAGCCTACTAAACTTATAACCAGCATGAGAACAAGCGATTCGTTAACAGACAATAGCTCATACTTTTTTGCGGAGTTAAAACGATTGCAGTTTATTGTTAAACAGTTACAAAAAGATTCTTACCTAGTGGTATTGGATGAAATCTTAAAAGGGACCAACAGTATAGATAAAGCCGCAGGTTCCAAAAAGCTCATTGAGAAATTAGTGGAGATGGGCGTTTCCGGTATTATAGCAACGCATGATCTAAGTCTTTGTAAAATAGCCGATAATCTAGAAAGTGTAAAGAACTATTTTTTTGAAACTGAAATACGGGATGATGAACTTTTTTTTGATTATAAACTAAAACAGGGGGTGTGCAAGAATATGAATGCCTCGTTCTTGTTGCGTAAAATGAATATTACGTAG
- a CDS encoding helix-turn-helix domain-containing protein, which produces MSSFNFVDVIFLIGIAQGLFLGITLPIVHQKNTSANIILSLQLIFACLMLLMRMIIYKAEEIWIIRYICIVETFIFMYGPLGYMYLKRLLEKNQQNYTLGWVHYIPALLYFSFLLVIANYTDKEYISRLSSGKFYIPFLVAETAALILNIYYWYLCGRLFLSYQKNQKHQLSFSQRAISFVKIVLFVIGSILFLWVLGFISKYFLNYNIDIISYNIIWIGIPILIYVVGYYALRQPEIFRISTNKDKPNAVKFKLEDEEIIHLKQNLEVLMDKEKVYLDNELTLVELSKRLNTSTNNLSWLLNNIYKKSFYNYINQQRVSAFLRKIKNREHLSKTLFSLSLEVGFNSKSTFNKAFREVVDDTPSGYIKKHAIK; this is translated from the coding sequence ATGAGCAGTTTTAATTTTGTTGATGTAATTTTTTTGATAGGTATAGCCCAAGGTTTGTTTTTAGGTATTACTTTACCTATAGTCCACCAAAAGAACACTTCTGCAAATATCATTCTTTCGCTACAATTGATTTTTGCCTGTCTTATGCTTTTAATGAGGATGATTATCTACAAAGCGGAAGAAATATGGATTATACGGTATATCTGTATTGTAGAGACCTTTATTTTTATGTATGGCCCTTTGGGTTATATGTATTTAAAAAGACTTTTAGAAAAAAATCAACAAAACTACACTTTGGGTTGGGTTCACTATATTCCTGCCCTACTGTACTTTTCTTTTTTACTGGTCATTGCGAATTATACCGATAAAGAATATATAAGTAGATTGTCATCAGGTAAGTTTTATATTCCATTTCTTGTTGCTGAGACTGCTGCATTGATTTTGAATATTTATTATTGGTACTTGTGTGGCCGCCTTTTTTTATCGTACCAGAAGAATCAAAAGCACCAACTATCCTTTTCACAGCGAGCTATATCTTTTGTGAAAATTGTCCTATTCGTGATTGGGAGTATTTTATTTTTATGGGTTTTGGGTTTTATCAGTAAATACTTTTTAAACTACAATATCGATATTATCAGTTATAATATCATTTGGATCGGAATACCTATTTTAATTTATGTTGTAGGATACTATGCATTAAGGCAGCCCGAAATATTCAGGATTTCCACAAATAAAGACAAGCCCAATGCTGTTAAGTTCAAATTGGAAGATGAAGAAATTATTCATTTAAAACAGAATTTGGAAGTACTTATGGATAAAGAGAAAGTCTATCTGGACAACGAACTTACGCTCGTTGAACTTTCTAAAAGGTTGAATACCTCAACCAACAATCTTTCTTGGTTATTGAACAATATTTATAAAAAAAGCTTTTACAATTATATAAACCAACAAAGGGTAAGTGCTTTTTTGAGAAAGATCAAGAATAGGGAGCATTTGAGCAAAACCCTATTCTCACTTTCTTTAGAGGTTGGTTTCAACTCTAAGTCAACGTTTAATAAAGCTTTTAGGGAAGTAGTTGACGATACACCAAGTGGTTACATAAAAAAACATGCTATAAAGTAG